In the genome of Candidatus Woesearchaeota archaeon, one region contains:
- a CDS encoding nicotinate phosphoribosyltransferase, whose protein sequence is MKENKTMLTDLYQLTMNAAYFDNNKDDAATFDLFIRKLPNDWGYFIANGIEDAVDYLTTLRFEEDDIAYLREQGIFNEDFLEFLKDFRFEGDVYAVKEGTLIFPNEPVLRVTAKRTQAQFVESALLNIINFQTMIAAKTNRVVNAAKGAKVVDFGLRRAQEEDAAIKGARAAYIAGAIATSNVKAGKEYKIPINGTQAHSFVMSFPAELESFRAYAKTFPNNPTLLIDTYDTLQGARNAAVVAKELEQQGKKLGAVRLDSGDLADLSKKARAILDEQGLDYVRIVASNDLNEYKIDDLVKAGAPINGYGVGTEMITAKPIAAIPGVYKLVEDDDGAKIKLSNEKRTLPGKKQIYRIENKGKYEKDIIALETEKIEGKPLLEKAVLNGRRVRERRGLKETRQYCLEEVAKLPDELKQVRVDQQYTIELAPALNNLVEQLTKQYGGG, encoded by the coding sequence ATGAAAGAAAACAAAACAATGCTGACGGACCTGTACCAGCTGACAATGAACGCAGCTTATTTTGACAACAATAAAGATGATGCTGCAACATTTGACCTGTTCATAAGAAAACTTCCAAATGACTGGGGGTATTTCATAGCCAATGGAATTGAAGATGCTGTTGACTATTTAACAACCCTGAGATTTGAGGAAGACGATATAGCTTACTTAAGAGAACAAGGAATTTTCAATGAGGATTTTTTAGAGTTCTTAAAAGACTTCAGATTTGAGGGTGATGTTTACGCGGTAAAAGAAGGAACTCTGATATTCCCAAATGAGCCGGTATTAAGGGTAACTGCAAAAAGAACCCAGGCGCAGTTTGTTGAAAGCGCCTTGCTGAACATTATAAACTTTCAGACAATGATCGCAGCTAAAACAAACAGGGTTGTAAATGCTGCTAAAGGTGCAAAAGTTGTTGATTTTGGCTTAAGAAGGGCGCAAGAAGAAGATGCTGCAATAAAGGGAGCAAGAGCCGCTTATATCGCCGGAGCAATAGCAACTTCAAATGTCAAGGCTGGAAAAGAATATAAAATCCCTATAAATGGCACTCAGGCGCATAGCTTCGTCATGAGCTTTCCTGCTGAATTGGAATCATTCAGAGCTTATGCTAAAACATTTCCAAACAATCCAACTTTGCTTATTGATACCTATGACACATTGCAGGGAGCAAGAAATGCCGCAGTTGTTGCCAAGGAGTTAGAGCAGCAGGGCAAGAAGCTTGGGGCAGTAAGGCTTGACAGCGGAGATTTGGCAGACTTATCAAAAAAAGCAAGAGCAATCCTTGATGAGCAAGGCCTTGATTATGTCAGAATAGTTGCAAGCAATGACCTCAATGAGTACAAAATAGATGATTTAGTGAAAGCAGGAGCTCCAATTAATGGCTATGGCGTTGGCACAGAAATGATAACTGCTAAGCCAATCGCCGCAATTCCTGGCGTCTATAAGCTGGTAGAAGATGATGATGGGGCAAAGATCAAATTAAGCAATGAAAAAAGAACTTTGCCTGGAAAGAAGCAAATCTATAGAATAGAAAATAAGGGAAAATATGAAAAAGACATAATTGCTTTAGAAACTGAAAAAATAGAAGGAAAACCCTTGCTGGAAAAAGCAGTTCTTAATGGCCGGAGAGTTAGGGAAAGAAGAGGCCTAAAAGAAACAAGGCAATACTGCTTAGAAGAAGTTGCAAAACTTCCTGATGAATTAAAACAAGTTAGAGTTGATCAACAATACACTATCGAGTTAGCTCCAGCTCTAAACAATTTAGTGGAGCAATTGACAAAACAATATGGAGGCGGGTAA
- a CDS encoding cysteine hydrolase: MRKAGKMRIFYDIDTQHDFMSKFGALYIPDAELIKPNLKKLTEHAKAHGIPVIGSVDRHFGTEEYKDREGELQRWGGPFPDHCMAKTGGETKIGETLLYTIGSGKPADSAMTDRYGDRSIYIPHLSESMDVWGQTEWAFKVEWFSIRFQKTEEEGHIFIPTYFEKQAYDIFTNPALGHVLHIEKPKEAIVYGVATDYCVKAAVLGIQQRGIQCYVVEDAIKGVDPKTTEAAIEEMKKAGAKFINTKKVLEEIVR, from the coding sequence ATGAGAAAGGCGGGCAAGATGAGAATATTCTATGATATAGATACGCAACACGATTTCATGAGTAAATTTGGAGCATTATACATTCCTGATGCAGAGTTGATTAAGCCAAATTTAAAGAAATTGACAGAACATGCAAAAGCACATGGAATACCTGTAATAGGCTCTGTTGACAGGCATTTTGGAACAGAGGAATACAAAGACAGGGAAGGAGAACTGCAAAGATGGGGCGGACCTTTCCCAGACCATTGCATGGCCAAAACAGGCGGTGAAACAAAAATAGGAGAGACCTTGCTATATACGATAGGGTCCGGTAAACCTGCGGATTCAGCGATGACTGATAGGTATGGAGATAGAAGCATCTATATTCCGCATTTGTCAGAATCAATGGATGTTTGGGGTCAAACAGAATGGGCATTTAAAGTCGAGTGGTTTTCAATAAGATTTCAAAAAACTGAGGAAGAAGGTCACATATTTATCCCAACCTATTTTGAGAAACAAGCATATGACATATTCACAAATCCTGCACTTGGGCATGTCTTACATATAGAAAAACCAAAAGAAGCAATAGTCTACGGAGTTGCAACTGATTATTGCGTGAAGGCAGCAGTTCTAGGAATACAGCAAAGAGGGATTCAATGCTATGTTGTTGAAGATGCAATCAAGGGAGTTGATCCAAAAACAACTGAAGCAGCTATTGAAGAAATGAAAAAAGCAGGGGCCAAATTCATCAATACAAAAAAAGTTTTGGAGGAGATTGTAAGATAA
- a CDS encoding radical SAM protein, protein MEVQTYSIVIGTEACNASCPYCVSKMTPQLGVENKHVDVNWRNFDIAARYAKDCGASTVLLTGKGEPTLFPELITDYMKHLKDYKFPFTELQTNGITLAEPAYDKYLKEWYDHGMTLVAISIAHYDAEKNREIYLPKRKQYFDLEGLISKLHSQKFGVRLSCTMLKEYIDDITELEELVRFAKKNDVEQLTLRPVRKPESSRNDEISDWVGKHAVDNDALKRIKDHLDTNATLLMELAHGAAVYDLGGQNICFTDALTIDPKSSQIRQLIFFPDGHLRYDWQYQGAILL, encoded by the coding sequence ATGGAAGTGCAAACATACAGCATCGTCATAGGAACTGAGGCATGTAATGCAAGCTGCCCTTATTGCGTATCTAAAATGACCCCTCAGTTGGGTGTTGAAAATAAACACGTAGATGTTAACTGGAGAAATTTTGACATAGCAGCAAGATACGCTAAAGATTGTGGTGCATCCACTGTGCTTTTAACAGGAAAAGGAGAGCCAACCTTGTTTCCAGAGCTTATAACAGACTATATGAAACATTTGAAAGACTATAAATTCCCTTTTACCGAGCTTCAAACAAACGGCATAACTTTGGCAGAACCAGCTTATGACAAATACCTTAAAGAATGGTACGATCATGGCATGACCTTGGTAGCGATTTCAATAGCGCATTATGATGCAGAGAAAAACAGAGAAATCTATCTGCCAAAAAGAAAACAATATTTTGATTTAGAAGGTCTGATAAGCAAACTTCATTCGCAAAAATTTGGTGTAAGATTGTCATGCACGATGCTTAAAGAGTATATTGATGATATTACCGAATTAGAGGAATTAGTGCGGTTTGCAAAAAAGAATGATGTAGAGCAGCTGACACTAAGGCCAGTAAGAAAACCAGAGTCAAGCAGGAACGATGAAATTTCTGATTGGGTTGGCAAGCATGCTGTTGATAATGATGCCCTTAAACGCATAAAAGATCATCTTGATACAAATGCCACTCTGCTCATGGAGCTTGCGCATGGCGCTGCAGTGTACGATCTTGGCGGCCAGAATATATGCTTTACTGATGCGCTAACAATTGACCCGAAATCAAGCCAGATCAGGCAGCTAATATTTTTTCCTGACGGCCATCTTAGGTATGATTGGCAATACCAGGGGGCGATCTTGCTATGA
- a CDS encoding aminotransferase class I/II-fold pyridoxal phosphate-dependent enzyme: MKQLKTMKAVYSYYFPEVKRLIDDLIIDYPHEMFLTSSNVDLDYFHEPVIEKLLKFYANVVPDLKNFEFSYPTSGSSEGIREYLTLLQSKGVNQIYVLKGEYEGFKETAKTRNIAAVEIDLEKISPSRLEKGLWFISNPSARDGNIIPNKTIMEICDSGHKIFYDLSYAGSTTQYEFGINHKNVEAAAISLSKPFGLFRYRVGFTFSRNEIPSLYSNKWFKSIPALLIAERIFDNMKIDELYAKYRPVQKKIIEEINDEFKLAIQPSDAILLGYLPKDDAAKLNPTLQELIAPFERGDNYRFCLTPYYEEKERG, encoded by the coding sequence ATGAAACAATTAAAAACAATGAAAGCAGTATATAGCTATTATTTTCCAGAAGTTAAAAGATTAATAGATGATTTAATTATTGATTATCCTCATGAAATGTTTTTGACGTCAAGCAATGTTGACTTAGATTATTTTCATGAGCCTGTCATTGAAAAATTATTAAAGTTTTATGCAAATGTTGTACCTGATTTAAAAAACTTTGAATTTAGCTACCCCACTTCCGGCTCAAGCGAAGGCATTAGAGAGTATTTAACTTTATTGCAATCTAAAGGAGTTAATCAAATTTATGTGCTGAAAGGCGAATATGAGGGCTTCAAAGAAACTGCTAAAACCAGAAATATCGCTGCTGTTGAAATTGATTTAGAAAAAATATCGCCATCTAGACTGGAAAAAGGATTATGGTTTATATCCAACCCTTCGGCTAGGGATGGCAATATAATTCCTAACAAAACGATAATGGAAATATGCGACTCGGGGCACAAAATATTTTACGATCTATCTTATGCAGGTTCCACTACGCAGTATGAATTTGGCATTAATCATAAAAATGTAGAAGCCGCCGCGATATCGTTGAGCAAGCCATTTGGATTATTCCGCTATAGAGTGGGATTTACTTTTAGCAGAAATGAGATTCCCTCACTTTACTCCAATAAATGGTTTAAAAGTATTCCTGCCCTTTTAATCGCAGAAAGGATTTTTGATAATATGAAGATTGATGAATTATACGCTAAATACAGGCCAGTTCAGAAAAAAATTATTGAAGAGATCAATGACGAGTTTAAGCTAGCTATACAACCTAGCGATGCAATACTTTTAGGCTACTTGCCAAAAGATGACGCCGCCAAGCTTAATCCAACTTTACAGGAATTAATAGCTCCTTTTGAGAGAGGCGATAATTATAGGTTTTGTTTGACTCCGTATTATGAGGAAAAAGAAAGAGGATGA
- the nadE gene encoding NAD(+) synthase, with the protein MKIALAQMEVIPNRPDKNLETMIRMIEEAKQKKVDLIAFPEMCIGGYLLGDMWLNDDFCKDLMEYNEEIRKASSGIAIAFGNIFLDEHINDRVKDSALHPNKDGRIRRYNAVYVVQNQEYVERARETKILPKGAEPKTLLPNYRIFDDERYFFSLEDIAKDFNVGLESLKQPFLIELNGKKVPIGFELCEDLWCEDYRRKGKAQNPTKMLIDNGADLMVNLSASPWTHGKNSARDRRVQFLKQESGNGFVPFLYVNCIGVQNNGKNLVTFDGGSTAYNADGKPIMLSKEAYKEELMIIGCFDAKEVERKEEPKIAQKYKAIVEGIRHVKDLFGREEHPRHVIGLSGGIDSAVVAALLTQAVGRENVCAVNMPTKYNSEKTKQTAERVAESLGIAYMQLPIEEIVKLNEALLENIEADGKAKLSTLNKENIQAKIRGTSILSNLASKYGALFTCNGNKLEIAVGYVTLYGDVGGAYAPIGDLTKAEIVELAKYINKEVFKKEVIPEILIPDDLFRFRKEQIQPSAELEYNQVDPMKFGYHCALLEAFTDYKKKTPEDALRWYIAGVLEKNLGISAEMIKRYGVDDPRKFVEDMEWLVSGIQKNVFKRIQSPPIILTSKSAYGYDIRESMIPFRQTKEYDRLREHILGMKKYQTSGE; encoded by the coding sequence ATGAAAATCGCACTAGCGCAGATGGAAGTTATTCCAAACAGGCCAGATAAGAATCTGGAAACCATGATAAGGATGATTGAAGAGGCCAAGCAAAAGAAAGTTGATCTGATTGCATTCCCGGAAATGTGCATTGGCGGCTACTTATTGGGAGATATGTGGCTGAATGACGATTTCTGCAAGGATTTGATGGAATATAATGAAGAGATCAGAAAAGCAAGCAGCGGCATAGCAATAGCTTTCGGAAATATTTTCCTTGATGAGCATATTAATGACAGGGTTAAAGATAGCGCACTTCACCCAAATAAAGATGGCAGAATAAGGAGATATAATGCGGTTTATGTTGTACAAAATCAGGAATATGTTGAAAGAGCAAGGGAAACAAAGATTTTACCTAAAGGTGCAGAGCCCAAAACACTGCTGCCTAATTACAGGATCTTTGATGATGAAAGATATTTCTTTTCGCTGGAAGACATTGCAAAGGACTTTAATGTGGGCCTTGAATCTTTGAAACAGCCTTTCCTGATAGAACTCAATGGCAAAAAGGTTCCAATAGGGTTTGAGCTTTGCGAAGATTTATGGTGCGAAGATTATAGAAGAAAAGGAAAAGCGCAAAACCCTACAAAAATGCTGATCGATAATGGCGCAGATTTAATGGTTAATTTATCGGCATCGCCATGGACGCATGGGAAGAACAGCGCAAGGGACAGGCGGGTTCAGTTCTTAAAGCAGGAATCAGGAAATGGCTTTGTTCCTTTTCTCTATGTTAACTGCATTGGTGTCCAGAATAATGGAAAAAACCTTGTTACTTTTGATGGCGGATCAACTGCATACAATGCTGATGGTAAGCCAATTATGCTGAGCAAAGAAGCATACAAAGAAGAGCTGATGATTATTGGCTGCTTTGATGCAAAAGAAGTTGAAAGAAAAGAAGAGCCAAAGATAGCGCAAAAATACAAGGCAATAGTGGAAGGAATAAGGCACGTGAAAGATCTTTTTGGGCGAGAAGAGCATCCAAGGCATGTAATTGGCTTAAGCGGAGGAATTGACAGCGCTGTAGTTGCTGCATTATTAACGCAGGCAGTTGGCAGGGAAAATGTTTGCGCAGTTAATATGCCTACAAAGTATAATTCTGAAAAAACAAAACAAACAGCAGAAAGAGTCGCTGAAAGCCTGGGAATTGCATATATGCAGCTTCCAATAGAAGAAATTGTAAAATTAAATGAAGCTCTTCTTGAGAATATAGAAGCCGATGGAAAAGCCAAGCTATCAACATTAAACAAGGAAAATATTCAGGCAAAGATAAGGGGAACTTCGATATTATCAAATCTTGCCTCAAAATATGGTGCATTGTTTACGTGCAACGGCAATAAACTGGAAATTGCTGTTGGCTACGTTACCCTTTATGGCGATGTTGGCGGAGCTTATGCCCCAATAGGAGACCTGACCAAAGCAGAGATAGTTGAACTTGCCAAATACATCAATAAAGAAGTATTCAAGAAAGAAGTAATCCCGGAAATACTCATTCCGGATGATCTATTCAGATTTAGAAAAGAGCAGATACAGCCAAGCGCAGAATTAGAGTACAACCAAGTTGATCCTATGAAATTCGGCTATCATTGTGCATTGCTGGAGGCATTTACGGATTATAAAAAGAAGACTCCGGAAGATGCACTCAGGTGGTATATTGCCGGCGTTCTTGAAAAGAATCTTGGAATAAGCGCCGAGATGATTAAGAGGTATGGTGTTGATGATCCTAGGAAATTTGTTGAAGACATGGAGTGGCTCGTCAGCGGCATTCAAAAAAATGTTTTCAAGCGCATTCAGTCGCCGCCGATTATACTGACAAGCAAGTCTGCCTATGGCTATGACATCAGGGAAAGTATGATTCCCTTCAGGCAAACAAAAGAATATGATAGGTTGAGGGAACACATATTGGGGATGAAAAAATATCAGACCAGTGGCGAATAA